One part of the Pogona vitticeps strain Pit_001003342236 chromosome W, PviZW2.1, whole genome shotgun sequence genome encodes these proteins:
- the LOC140702923 gene encoding uncharacterized protein LOC140702923, which produces MQSNCPSRETSLRGERPYKCLHCRKSFSKSSTLSSHERTHTGEKPYECVECGKSFSQSIHLSNHQRTHTGGKPHICMKCGKSFSQNSSLSFHQRTHTGEKPYKCMECGKSFSHSSSLSSHQRTHTGEKPYKCVECGRSFSHSSSLSFHQRTHTGEKPYKCMECGKSFSHSSSLSSHQRTHTGEKPYKCMECGKSFSHSSSLSSHQRTHTGEKPYKCMECGKSFSHSSSLSFHQRTHTGEKPNKCMECGKSFTQSTHLSSHQRTHTGEKPYKCMECGKSFNHSTHLSNHQRTHTGEKPYKCMECGKSFNHSTHLSNHQRTHTGEKPYKCMECGKSFTQSTHLSSHQRTHTGEKPYKCMECGKSFSQSTQLSNHQRTHTGEKPHKCMECGKSFSQSSSLSFHQRTHTGEKPYKCMECGKSFNHSSSLSYHQRTHTGEKPYKCMECGKSFSHSTPLNNHQRTHTGEKPYKCMECGKSFSQSTQLSNHQRTHTREKLYKCVECGRSFSCSSHLNSHQRTHSEPKMHLPFL; this is translated from the coding sequence TACCCTGAGTTcgcatgaaagaactcacactggagagaaaccatatgaatgcgtggaatgtggaaagagcttcagtcagagcattCACCTGAGtaaccatcaaagaactcacactgggggaaaaccacacatatgcatgaaatgtggaaagagcttcagtcagaacagtTCCTTGAgtttccatcaaagaactcacactggagagaaaccatataaatgcatggaatgtggaaagagcttcagtcacagcagttcactgagttcccatcaaaggactcacactggggagaaaccatataaatgcgtggaatgtggaaggagcttcagtcacagcagttcctTGAGTttccatcaaaggactcacactggggagaaaccatataaatgcatggaatgtggaaagagcttcagtcacagcagttcactgagttcccatcaaaggactcacactggggagaaaccatataaatgcatggaatgtggaaagagcttcagtcacagcagttcactgagttcccatcaaaggactcacactggggagaaaccatataaatgcatggaatgtggaaagagcttcagtcacagcagttcctTGAGTttccatcaaaggactcacactggggagaaaccaaataaatgcatggaatgtggaaagagcttcactcaaAGCactcacctgagttcccatcaaaggactcacactggggagaaaccatataaatgcatggaatgtggaaagagcttcaatcacagCACTCACCTGAGtaaccatcaaagaactcacactggggagaaaccatataaatgcatggaatgtggaaagagcttcaatcacagCACTCACCTGAGtaaccatcaaagaactcacactggggagaaaccatataaatgcatggaatgtggaaagagcttcactcaaAGCactcacctgagttcccatcaaaggactcacactggggagaaaccatataaatgcatggaatgtggaaagagcttcagtcaaagcacTCAGCTGAGTAaccatcagagaactcacactggggagaaaccacataaatgcatggaatgtggaaagagcttcagtcagagcagttcCTTGAgtttccatcaaagaactcacactggagagaaaccatataaatgcatggaatgtggaaagagcttcaatcacagCAGTTCACTGAGTTaccatcaaaggactcacactggggagaaaccatataaatgcatggaatgtggaaagagcttcagtcacagcactcCCCTGAAtaaccatcaaagaactcacactggggagaaaccatataaatgcatggaatgtggaaagagcttcagtcaaagcacTCAGCTGAGtaaccatcaaagaactcacactcgggagaaactatataaatgcgtggaatgtggaaggagcttcagttGTAGCAGTCACCTGAATtcccatcaaaggactcacagtgagcctaaaatgcatttgccttttttgtag